GATCCCTTTGATTGACACTCCTGAGCCGCAgatatcattttaaggattattaaaaaattggctcggttgaaatttttgcaatgagGACGCCATGTTGCCCCTATACGAGTTTCattcgtttcatttttcttcttcctgcgggtttcTTGACTGGAAACTTGGtacgggaatttttgttttcttcagcccCTTGGCATATTCTATAGGAGGATAACGATTATTAGGTTCCCTGCTCCCTGGTAATGgctccaggtttttttttttcgtcgtaAGGCGATCGAGGGTCGCTTTTCCTGAGCTCGCGCATGTCACAACATACGCTTACAATTTCCACTACGGAGATGATTCTTTCCAAAGCTTTAATAAAATTAGCACTACTCAGATATCCTTCGAAGAGGGAGTTATCCTACAAAGGCACTAGACGTCATCACGCCATTCACTACGTTGTAATTTGAACCGTAGGAATATACGCTCTCTACTCTGATCCGATGGGATTTTTTAGATTACGCGAGATAGTCTTCCTTTTTGTCTTTGGGTAGCCATATTTTTTCGTATGCTGATTGAGTGTCATTTACCCTGGACTTTGACTATTTGCGCCTTCTTCCTCATTCACTTCCACGGATCTCGGTTCTAAGGAATGTTTGTCCTTTACCTCCCTACCCATTTCATCGAACTCCTAGTTTTATCTTGGATATGAACCCCACCAATTTCTTTGGAGCTGAAAGTCCTTTTTGCAAGATCCGCTGTTTATGGTGTCTTATTAAATATGTCTGAGcgcgatttaaaataaattttcggtAAAAGTTGATGTCTccgtttttaaaatactttgaCCATGCCGAACAGTGTAATACTGGTCACCCGGAAGCGTTTTGTAATCATACTTGCAATAGGTTTCTGAGTCGATAATAAGCACACCATTTTTCCACACAGCATTTGATCATATCTTTTacgagctcttggtttgacGGAAGCAGTTTTTGACTCAGCTTTGGCTTCTTATAATTCTTATTTGTTCTAAGAACCAATATTACCTTGACACGACAGACAGTACTACGAAGGGATCCACGATTTAGGCCATATCCCAAACTTAGGCAGTTTCCTACTGGCGTAAGCATGCCTGAGTTCCCGGTCCAaaattttgtccaccggacctgGTTTTTAccacttcccggcaatgttaaacaaaccgtgtggagcacatctctcagatttcccctcagatttccccttttttgacagatttaagcttttttcttcagatttgagctttcatatCCTATGCTGTCGAGGCGAAAAAggttaaatctgaggaaaaaagcctaaaaacgagattcacgaccacttatttaaaagatattggtcacacgatacatagacaaatcgtgtaacgttgccggctCCTGGTTTctaccctttttttttttctttccacaaAGTTGCTTTCCTCTCCATACTTACGAATTAAATTTCGGACCGCTTAAATGCTcacttcttccattttcgccaACTGAATGAGCGAAATGTTGGGGATAGTacaccatttgtgcacgatatttttgcgcttttccggggaattcttctcattttcacgaaaatgatgaaaagcgGAGCTCATGATACacagagttttaagttaaaCTACAAACAAAACCCAGCAGAAATCAGCGGTTTAAACGTGATCCGGGATGAAAagggttgtatcaaaatcgtgcttacatATAATGGGTATCCTATAGGTTtatgtttcaagtttcaaatcaaGGTAAAAACCTGTATCCCACATATGCTGTCGACTCTAACGGTTGTTGGACTctttttttcatggtaattaCTTAGGGTTCACCTGGACCTTCACGAGGGTCAAGCTTGAGCTAGCCGACGCAAATCGAGAAATGCGATTCCCTTATCATATTTAGTATAACAATCGATTCGAGTGAAAAAAATAGTCTTTGTATAGACCAATAGTGGCAGGATCGCACGAACGACAGACCCTAATTTTGACTTACATTGACTGAAGAAATCAGATGGGTTAGTGATCATCAAGTAGGATGATTGCATGCGTTTTTAGGATGCCTTACGCTTCTATAAACTCGAACAATAAAAAAGACATACGAAAACCGCAAAAATATccagtacgatggttttttttcggtacacCCTGTCATAACCTGACTTCTTAAAGGCTAAAACAAGCAGAAGAGCCAAGGTGAATCTCTTCTCGGTGCAGATATACGGAGACCACGCCATAAATAGAAGACCGATGGAAAAAAACGACCGAAACCAAAAGATTTTCAACCGGTTCTAATCCAAGGCTGAACCAGCTCGAGTGAAGTGTTTTGAAGCAATTGCAGAACATTTTACCAACTGGGATGGGAATCGGAAGAAGAGATTTTCTTGATACCGTGCCAGCTGATGTCGTGTTTGTTCGGAAGAAAGCTATGGGACAATCACTTTTGCTTTTGCCCGGCTGAGTTCTATTTCCCACAGCGGGTTCCCCTCCCATTTGTTGACGTTcaactgtcaaaacttttttttgttcatggCTTTCCGGACAGGTTGAAACATTTCGTTCGTTTTCCAATAAATTTGctcgttttttgttttcgaagAACGCAAGCAAAGAAATCCTGACTAAGAGTTGCATCTTTCGGACTGGAAATAGACTAAGTGGAGTTTTTCTACACCAGTGAAACGATGACATGAAATGAAGAATGGAAGCTTTGAAATTTATTAGATCGGTAAACggcagtttttaaatttatttgaagtttgaagAAGAAGTctaatattgttaaaaaaaaacccagttCAATGCGTCATTTGAAAAAAGGAACTCAAATACTCTGAGAtatgtatttcaattttattattttcaaacgtaTAAGGTAGCCATTTCAACATGTTAACAATAACCAAACTTGAAAAGCCCACCCCCAGAAGTAATTAAACGCCTCCACCGAATCCATTCCGATCAACAAGAGCCTTTTGTTTTACCCCAATTAAGAGGCCGGTTCAGTACAATTAACAGGAGCCAATTTAATGAATCGTTGCCCATTGGAAATGGTTCTTTCACGTCGTCGGCGTCCGTCGCCTTCATCATTGTCGTCATCATCATTACGACTGTCGTCGGCGTCGGCGTCATCATTAATGCAATAGTTGTGCGCCTTTCTGTGGGCATAGCACAGCAAAACCCGCAAATGTTGTAGGACGACGCCAATTCAATGGGCAGACGGAAATGATTGGGAAAAGTCTCTAAGgaaatgttgtttttgtcaatGGGAAAAGAGTCTCATTGGACCAATTAGTGAATTGTTTTTGCGAGCATTGATCTTATGACTGGGTGAAAATTGTAGGTTTAGTAAAGATAGGAAtatttaaattacttttaaaatcatgttagaaaaatgaaaattctgaatGGAACAATTCAAATTCAGTGCatctaactaaaagtcatatccgagcattgaaaatgcaaaaattgctatttgggaaccatgaatcgaaggtacattggtatgcgtgcgaacagcatttgaatagcagtctgccgagcacaagccacgtggtctcctacagaacacagtggttcgaagtttttaaaaaaaaattaattaaattaatctcacaagacttaagatgtttttcttatctaaaaattgttagatcgatggcaatttatgacattagtatataaaatacataattaattgagttttggaatcgttttctattgcttgggaaccatatacctactaagatttttttttgtatttttgttagaatttttttcatggaaacagaagttggaagtttaggaaaatatcgtttgctttccaattattccttaaaatatttgatgtgagtcgaattaaaaaaatgttttagcaaggtttacattttaacatctatttggcgtgtcgAACCACTGCacaacgccccgggcattcgagatggcttttgctagaagctcataatctcagccaacaaattcaaaagggcacaatttcaaaataccattcaagaaatttttcaatttcttactttatgaagccaaattccacaatatgaagacagttgtttggtagtgaagtGCGGAATTTTTGGTCTTCGACTTTTTGGAATGAAaccttattttgtgcttccctttcaaCACAAtctcatcaatgttttcaaaagcctttttgttgtatgagtgaagcccggtgttccatcgtcgcatagaactttacgctcagctgacgtcattctgtcagtggccttatattcagaatagccaacgattctgttaactgtcaattgagcattgttggtaaagatctattgcacattgctggtggccaagaatcggatcatcaaAACGGCAAACATTAGTTACgacggccaagtaattggagcaccgcagtgagcactttgcatgcattttactcacattaatgaaagttccatagagaaaacatatttttgttgaactctaagcaagttagcaaaggatgttctatggtgcactcaacaggaaggtaggaatgtcgaaaaaaagggtaaaccatgccttaggtgccaaggtcgggtacatttaccctaaacTAAAAGGATGTAAACAATCACTAGCACAACACATAGTTCTTCCCTTTTACTGAGGAATGATGTGCTTTCAAGATCGCCAATGTGAAGTTTAAGTAGTGGACACCATTGAAAGCTAGAGTAAAACTCTAACGTGTTCACTACTGGAACTTCACATTGGAGATCTTGCCAGTACATAACTCCTTAGTTATAGGAAAAAACTACAGATGTtagttgtgctagcgattgctaaCATCGTTGAAGTTTAGCTTAACTACTTGATAcattcttcaacaaagttgtacgTTAGGGTATCATAATACACTTTTACTTATTTCACGCTGACCACAATCGTATTTTTATGCACCAATCCATatgttcatttattttaattaattttttttatttctctcgtTATCTTCCAGATGACTCTCGTTCAACCATCCGGAGACCTGAGCGCCAAGATCAAGGAGGAGCTGCGGGAGCCAGCAAACCCAGCCGACATCGACCGCGATATCGGAATCATCCGCGAATGGCTCAAGACCCAGCCCCATCTGCCCAAGGATATGGACGATGCCCGGCTCCGTACCTTCCTGCGAGGCTGCAAGTTCAGCATGGAGCGCGTCAAGGCCAAGCTGGACATGTACTACACCATGCGTAATGCCGTGCCGGAGTTCTTCACCGACCGCGATGTCAACCGCCCTGAGATGGGCGAAGTCCTGAATGTGGTGTAAGTTGATGAAGTGATAAAGTTCTAAGGTTGTAGCTAATGAATTCCCTATCTTCAACAGTCACATGCCACCACTACCAGGTCTGACTCCTTCCGGTTGCCGTGTTGTGATGCTGCGTGGTATCGATAAGGAAATCGGTACCCCCAACGTCATTGAATCCATGAAGCTGACTCTCATGATTGGAGACGTCCGTCTGGCCGAGGAAGCCGTCGGTGTGGCCGGTGATGTCTACATCATGGATGCCAGTGTGGCCAGCCCTACGCACTTTGCCAAATTCACCCCCACCCTGGTCAAGAAGTTCCTCATCTGTGTCCAGGAGGCCTACCCAGTTAAACTGAAGGAAGTCCACGTGATCAACGTTTCGCCGATCGTCGACACCATCGTCAACTTCGTCAAGCCCTTCCTGAAGGAGAAGATCCGCGAACGTATCCACATCCACAGCAGCATGGAGGATCTGTACAAGTACGTGCCAAAAGAGATGCTGCCCTCCGAATATGGTGGCAATGCTGGATCGATCAAGGACCTGAACGAGCAATGGCGCTGCAAGCTGGGCGAGTACACTGCCTGGTTCAAGGAACAGGAAGCTAGCAAGGCTAACGAAACTCTACGCCCAGGCGCTCCCAAGACTGTCGATGAGCTGTTCGGCATGGATGGCACTTTCAGACAGCTGACCATCGATTAAAGAACAAACAGTCCAACAACATCCAAACATATCCGACGGCGCCCATCCTCAGTCCATCTACCGACCGCCgataagagagaaaaaaaacatcatttcgaATATCAAATTTagcgaaaaatttaattaaccAATCTCATCTCGCACCGAATCCTTCCATTCCGTCACCGTTTCATCCCTCCGCCCCCTAATAAGTAATTAGCTAAATTACTCCAAATCGATTACAAAAAGACGCTCCCAAATATtcgatccaaatttaaaaaaaaaatcacttacatAAAGTAAGCAAAAACACCTAAATAAATCGTTTCGATTTTCGAAAGTAAACTAACACCAACAGCAACTTGTGAAGAGATTTCAGGACCACATTCCGGTCcgtttggtttaaattttgttttttgttttaactctATGTTCAACAATGAATACTCACCAGCCAGTAAGCATAGTGCGCGTAAGAAGTTTTGGCCTCGGTTACTCCTACCTTATTATAAGTGTGCGCACCTTGTCTGTGTTCTTCTCAATAATCAGGTTGAAAAGCCGggttccaaacaaaaaaaaactgttactaAGTTTAgagaaaagttaaaaacaaaaacaatcgaaaatcgaaaaattccaattAGATTTATGCTACcagaaattctaaaaaaaaacaatcttcagAGAGCCGTCTGTTTTTGTAGTtatggtttgttttgtttaatgatttgtatttttgtacTTATATTTTGCTATTAAAGACTTTCTTGTTTAAAAGGAACCGAAAATTGAACCGTGTTGATCAattgaaatgaaagaaaattctATGTTTATCCTTGTCAACCGCATTGCAAAGAGAACTGCACATtggggtggtccaaaataaactGATATGTCTCCGAATTATCCCCTTTAGGGTCAATATTGTTCCCCGGCCTAACACATTTGAACTGATGATTACCTTTGTCCGTATGAGACCATATAAATATGGATTTCTCTCTGTCGGATTCCTATAGACTAGAAAAGTACTGGAGGCCGGGAAATATTTCTAAtatagtttgagacccccccccccccctctctgGAAATAGGGAAGTGGTCccacaaacaaaataaacatgttTGAATATCTCGGGAACTTATCAAGTAAACGTAGCCAAATTAGGCATGCGAGGGTATATGGGTAGgaagaatattttaagaaaGGTTTACGATCCttccctttttttcatttttgagataaaaagtAGGGAGCTtccatagatttttttgtacaattcaaGGACTAATTATGCAAATGTTACCAAATTTTACATGGGTtgttatttgggtacgagaaatgtttctatgaatatctgGGACTCCTCCCCCTTCCATTGGTGAGATACAAAGGGTGAAAGGGGTTTCCTTTACAATTTAATGCATTATTCGATGACTTATCATCAGGGCCAGAATAAGCTATACCTTGATAGCTCTGGACAATTTTTCACGAGGGGACcctataaatcatttttttttttcatatgcccaattcagaaccaaaatagGATTTTATTCAGACGCGCAATTTTAAGTCTCAAATTAAAATCGTaatataaaattacaataaaattcaaaaacaaaatttagattcaaagtatcaataagaGTACTGCTGGAActgaaaaatttttcattcaatcccaaatgtttatttcactTTCATATCTTTAAAACACCCAAAAATCGTGTTCATGcaatgtgttgaaaattttcaaatgtattgCGGATCGAAACTtaaggttaaaaattatttatctacttaaaaaaattgtttaaaaaattaataagcatTTGACAAAAGTTCTTcttaatgtgacaaaagttaccTTTGAAAACAGTAATTTAGAATGGAATCTAAATTATCAAGACACGAATAATAGATCTGGAATAAGATgagattgaaaatataaaaatattaatgttAATAGAATCGCTCAATGTAATACACAAACCAACTATgagcgcg
This sequence is a window from Uranotaenia lowii strain MFRU-FL chromosome 3, ASM2978415v1, whole genome shotgun sequence. Protein-coding genes within it:
- the LOC129755065 gene encoding alpha-tocopherol transfer protein-like isoform X1 — encoded protein: MAPTIHKEENFSTTNLKWKMTLVQPSGDLSAKIKEELREPANPADIDRDIGIIREWLKTQPHLPKDMDDARLRTFLRGCKFSMERVKAKLDMYYTMRNAVPEFFTDRDVNRPEMGEVLNVVHMPPLPGLTPSGCRVVMLRGIDKEIGTPNVIESMKLTLMIGDVRLAEEAVGVAGDVYIMDASVASPTHFAKFTPTLVKKFLICVQEAYPVKLKEVHVINVSPIVDTIVNFVKPFLKEKIRERIHIHSSMEDLYKYVPKEMLPSEYGGNAGSIKDLNEQWRCKLGEYTAWFKEQEASKANETLRPGAPKTVDELFGMDGTFRQLTID
- the LOC129755065 gene encoding alpha-tocopherol transfer protein-like isoform X2, which produces MTLVQPSGDLSAKIKEELREPANPADIDRDIGIIREWLKTQPHLPKDMDDARLRTFLRGCKFSMERVKAKLDMYYTMRNAVPEFFTDRDVNRPEMGEVLNVVHMPPLPGLTPSGCRVVMLRGIDKEIGTPNVIESMKLTLMIGDVRLAEEAVGVAGDVYIMDASVASPTHFAKFTPTLVKKFLICVQEAYPVKLKEVHVINVSPIVDTIVNFVKPFLKEKIRERIHIHSSMEDLYKYVPKEMLPSEYGGNAGSIKDLNEQWRCKLGEYTAWFKEQEASKANETLRPGAPKTVDELFGMDGTFRQLTID